In a genomic window of Amycolatopsis japonica:
- a CDS encoding GGDEF domain-containing protein translates to MPAETGDRRQHGDGTGDLDGATAAAAADSGVPVTERGQASPEGDQAGPPERHPYDPRAWALWQRPKRFIAFLFAMEAIGIAIMVVATMNSTNPGRIDWVRFAILAVGATAHIQLTQRQEERRRDRSRTVLIDLTAVWTFPAAVILPLSLTLSIIAIVRIQHWFIARRPAHNFVFSSVTHGVSVTLASLTFAAFGPHEWGRISGWDTLGEFGVLIVTGMVFEAVQIAYIGGILAIGSPKRPSLSTVLGNAADNLLEAITIGLGAVTAVLLLIMPPMVIVMAVVTVVFNRLAEIDQLQNDARTDPKTGVLNMRGWSESADRALGRTARSDDNLALLMIDLDHFKWINDTYGHPAGDDVLRDVARKLDEVTRPADVIGRFGGEEFLVLLPDIDETAAKLAAERVRSAIAELHIVTTDKRGSRVTISGRTTSIGAALFPRHGESLEELLHASDAAVYVAKENGRNQVRFAQDVDRPAT, encoded by the coding sequence TTGCCAGCCGAGACCGGCGACCGCCGCCAGCACGGTGACGGCACCGGCGACCTTGACGGCGCAACGGCCGCGGCCGCCGCGGACAGCGGTGTACCGGTGACCGAACGCGGGCAGGCAAGCCCGGAAGGTGACCAGGCCGGACCTCCGGAGCGCCATCCCTACGATCCCAGGGCGTGGGCGCTGTGGCAGCGGCCGAAGCGGTTCATCGCGTTCCTTTTCGCGATGGAGGCCATCGGAATCGCGATCATGGTCGTCGCGACGATGAATTCCACGAATCCGGGAAGAATCGACTGGGTTCGTTTCGCCATTCTCGCCGTCGGCGCCACGGCACATATTCAGCTCACTCAGCGTCAAGAAGAAAGACGGCGCGATCGAAGCCGCACCGTCCTCATCGACCTCACCGCGGTATGGACATTTCCGGCCGCGGTCATCCTGCCGCTTTCGCTGACGCTTTCCATCATCGCGATCGTCCGGATCCAGCATTGGTTCATCGCCCGCCGGCCCGCACACAACTTCGTGTTCTCGTCGGTCACGCACGGCGTTTCGGTGACACTGGCCTCGCTCACCTTCGCCGCGTTCGGACCGCATGAATGGGGAAGGATTTCCGGCTGGGACACCCTCGGCGAGTTCGGTGTCCTGATCGTCACCGGGATGGTCTTCGAAGCGGTGCAGATCGCCTACATCGGCGGCATCCTCGCGATCGGCTCGCCGAAGCGGCCGTCGCTGTCCACCGTGCTCGGCAACGCGGCGGACAACCTGCTGGAGGCCATCACGATCGGCCTCGGCGCGGTCACCGCGGTACTGCTGTTGATCATGCCACCGATGGTGATCGTGATGGCCGTGGTGACGGTGGTGTTCAATCGCCTCGCCGAGATCGACCAACTGCAAAACGACGCGCGGACGGACCCGAAAACCGGTGTTCTCAACATGCGCGGATGGTCGGAGTCGGCCGATCGGGCGCTCGGAAGGACTGCCCGATCGGACGACAACCTGGCACTTCTGATGATTGATCTCGACCACTTCAAGTGGATTAACGACACATATGGACACCCGGCGGGCGACGACGTCCTCCGCGATGTGGCGCGGAAATTGGACGAGGTCACCCGGCCCGCCGACGTCATCGGCCGGTTCGGCGGCGAGGAATTCCTCGTACTCCTGCCGGATATCGACGAAACGGCGGCCAAACTGGCCGCCGAGCGAGTGCGCAGCGCTATCGCCGAACTGCATATAGTGACTACCGACAAAAGGGGCAGCCGGGTGACCATCTCGGGCCGCACGACCTCGATCGGGGCCGCACTGTTCCCTCGTCACGGTGAATCCCTGGAAGAACTCCTGCACGCCTCCGACGCCGCCGTCTACGTGGCCAAGGAGAACGGCCGGAACCAGGTGCGCTTCGCCCAGGACGTCGACCGGCCCGCCACCTGA
- a CDS encoding MFS transporter, with translation MKMNAAPRMTAALANREFRALWLAEVQSLIGDQLTIVALAILVYDRTGSALLSAVVYSLTFLPALAGGLGLSQLADRYPRRTVLVVSSLIQGALIAIMAIPGTPLALLCGLVVLARLANAPGNAAQNALTREVFTDDDLYLKSQDIRGISTNTAMLLGLAGGGLLVSHVGASWALALDAATFLLSAAVVRFSVSRRAAASDGNGSWFGAVKQVFGNRHLRVLIWFSWLVGLAVIPEGLAAPLAAEMGVGKQAVGWLLAADPLGFVIGAFLLSRFVSAEQRRKLLGVLAALPMVALIAFALKPGLIPALLLLAAAGAAGAYLITVSATFITWVPNELRGGAGGVYRTGLRVAQGIGAGLGGLAADRLGAATSAIALAGVVGLLLAVLVALSWGHINGSSPEPLLS, from the coding sequence GTGAAGATGAACGCGGCGCCGCGGATGACCGCCGCCCTGGCGAACCGCGAGTTCCGCGCACTCTGGCTCGCCGAGGTGCAGTCCCTCATCGGGGATCAGCTCACCATCGTGGCGCTGGCGATCCTCGTCTACGACCGGACCGGCTCCGCGTTGCTGTCCGCGGTGGTCTACTCCCTGACCTTCCTGCCCGCGCTGGCCGGCGGTCTCGGCCTCTCCCAGCTGGCCGACCGCTACCCGAGGCGCACCGTCCTCGTCGTCTCGTCCCTCATCCAAGGCGCGCTGATCGCGATCATGGCGATCCCTGGCACCCCGCTCGCCCTCTTGTGTGGGCTGGTGGTGCTGGCCCGGCTCGCGAACGCGCCCGGCAACGCGGCACAGAACGCGCTGACCCGCGAGGTGTTCACCGACGACGACCTCTATCTGAAGAGCCAGGACATCCGGGGCATCTCGACCAACACCGCGATGCTGCTCGGGCTGGCGGGCGGCGGTCTGCTGGTGTCGCACGTCGGGGCGAGCTGGGCGCTGGCGCTGGACGCCGCGACGTTCCTGCTGAGCGCGGCCGTTGTCCGCTTCTCCGTCTCCAGGCGGGCGGCGGCGTCCGACGGCAACGGCAGCTGGTTCGGCGCGGTGAAGCAGGTCTTCGGCAACCGCCATCTGCGGGTGCTGATCTGGTTCTCGTGGCTGGTCGGCCTGGCCGTCATCCCCGAAGGGCTGGCCGCGCCGCTCGCCGCGGAGATGGGCGTGGGGAAACAAGCCGTCGGCTGGTTGCTGGCCGCCGATCCGCTGGGATTCGTGATCGGGGCGTTCCTGCTGTCCCGATTCGTCTCCGCGGAACAACGGAGGAAGCTGCTCGGCGTGCTGGCGGCACTACCGATGGTCGCCCTGATCGCCTTCGCGCTCAAGCCGGGGCTGATTCCGGCGTTGCTCCTGCTGGCGGCGGCGGGTGCCGCGGGGGCGTACCTGATCACGGTGAGCGCCACGTTCATCACGTGGGTCCCGAACGAACTCCGGGGCGGTGCGGGTGGGGTGTACCGCACGGGATTGCGGGTGGCTCAAGGAATAGGGGCGGGACTCGGCGGGCTCGCCGCCGATCGGCTCGGGGCGGCGACCTCGGCCATCGCGCTGGCAGGCGTGGTCGGCCTGCTGCTGGCCGTACTGGTCGCGCTCAGCTGGGGCCACATCAACGGATCCAGCCCGGAACCGTTGCTGTCATGA
- a CDS encoding SDR family NAD(P)-dependent oxidoreductase, which yields MNGLLDDKAVVVTGAGRGLGEAFAVHVARAGGAVVVNDIDAELAERTTENIRRFGGRAVASGHSVADPKQAQEIVDLCLAEFGAIDGLVNNAGLNYEALPWEDDVEQARELVEVNVLGVMYTGLAAIKAMVSRGTPGSIVNISSGASLGQRKLGVYAASKGAVASLTYSWALDLEESGIRVNAVCPLAHTRMVWKSERSLRACPPDRTPSRIAPVVLFLLGSGSDGITGQMIRCNGPQLHVMGQPYLKQPILERPVWDTETVQRAFDEVFSAHLENYGLEKRVPPRLRKWTESTRTA from the coding sequence ATGAACGGTTTGCTCGACGACAAGGCCGTCGTCGTGACCGGGGCGGGTCGTGGCCTCGGCGAGGCGTTCGCGGTGCACGTGGCGAGGGCGGGCGGGGCCGTCGTGGTGAACGACATCGACGCCGAACTGGCCGAACGGACGACGGAGAACATCCGGCGGTTCGGGGGCAGGGCGGTCGCCAGCGGTCACAGCGTCGCCGATCCGAAGCAGGCGCAGGAGATCGTGGACCTCTGTCTCGCGGAGTTCGGCGCGATCGACGGGCTGGTCAACAACGCGGGCCTGAACTACGAGGCGCTGCCGTGGGAGGACGACGTCGAGCAGGCCCGGGAACTGGTCGAGGTGAACGTCCTCGGCGTCATGTACACCGGGCTCGCCGCGATCAAGGCGATGGTTTCGCGGGGCACGCCCGGCTCGATCGTCAACATCTCGTCCGGGGCGTCGCTCGGGCAGCGCAAGCTCGGCGTGTACGCCGCCAGCAAGGGCGCCGTCGCTTCGCTGACCTACTCCTGGGCGCTCGACCTGGAGGAGAGCGGGATCCGGGTGAACGCGGTCTGCCCGCTCGCGCACACCCGGATGGTGTGGAAGTCCGAACGGTCGCTGCGGGCCTGCCCACCGGACCGGACGCCGTCGCGGATCGCGCCGGTCGTGCTCTTCCTGCTCGGCTCCGGATCCGACGGGATCACCGGGCAGATGATCCGCTGCAACGGGCCGCAGCTGCACGTCATGGGCCAGCCGTACCTGAAGCAGCCCATCCTCGAGCGGCCGGTGTGGGACACCGAGACCGTGCAGCGCGCCTTCGACGAGGTCTTCAGCGCGCACCTGGAGAACTACGGCCTCGAAAAGCGTGTCCCGCCCCGGCTCCGCAAATGGACGGAGTCCACCCGGACCGCCTGA
- a CDS encoding maleylpyruvate isomerase N-terminal domain-containing protein, giving the protein MDLFSRSWAALLAAVAETPDEDFDKPSGCAGWLVRDLACHLVIDAQDVLITLATPADTEPTRDAVTYWEVSDEPPTGEDDLDALIVRLAAAYQEPRLLKFHLDDVGSAAGRAATLADPAARVATRDIVLTAGDFLSAYVLEWTLHHLDLVAHLPHLDGPAAEGLAETRRILEERTGEKFPESFSDTDALLVGTGRREATDAEKAALGDLAAKLPFVIG; this is encoded by the coding sequence GTGGATCTCTTTTCCCGATCTTGGGCGGCGCTGCTCGCCGCCGTCGCCGAAACCCCCGACGAAGACTTCGACAAACCGTCCGGTTGCGCCGGCTGGCTGGTGCGGGACCTGGCGTGTCACCTCGTGATCGACGCCCAGGACGTGCTGATCACCCTCGCCACCCCCGCCGACACGGAACCGACGCGCGACGCGGTCACCTACTGGGAGGTGTCCGACGAACCGCCCACCGGTGAGGACGACCTCGACGCGCTGATCGTGCGGCTCGCCGCCGCATACCAGGAGCCGCGGCTGCTCAAGTTCCACCTCGACGACGTCGGTTCCGCCGCCGGCAGGGCCGCCACCCTCGCCGACCCGGCGGCCCGGGTCGCCACCCGCGACATCGTCCTGACCGCGGGCGACTTCCTTTCCGCATACGTCCTGGAGTGGACGCTGCACCACCTCGACCTGGTCGCGCACCTCCCGCACCTCGACGGCCCCGCCGCCGAGGGCCTCGCCGAGACGCGGCGGATCCTGGAGGAGCGGACCGGCGAGAAGTTCCCCGAGTCGTTCTCCGACACCGACGCGCTCCTGGTCGGCACCGGACGCCGCGAAGCGACCGACGCCGAGAAGGCCGCTCTAGGCGACTTGGCCGCGAAGCTGCCCTTCGTCATCGGCTAA
- a CDS encoding AMP-dependent synthetase/ligase, which yields MTTQPTVAEQIEGQTIPALLHRNAQEFGDLPAVTSLDIEGKPTLTWAEFRTAIAEVSRGLAGLGLGVRDRMLIMAPSSPEHLIADLAAAHLGAIPCTAYATLSPEQIGFVARHSAAGVVVLAGADELDRWSQVLDDLPALRHVVLLDASVIPQDDKRFLSFADLRAAGAEAHAADPEAFETAWSAITPDDPLSMIYTSGTTGDPKGVVLSHRNAIYQAVAVQKLHDSPMHATNIAYLPLAHIAERELSIYMPIVWAGHVHTVGDPTGVVGALGQVHPKSFFGVPRVWEKMVAGLKNLLGSLPEEKRNGLIGANELLQQGYKLRSDGKEVPPELAEKIAQTDAAALAPVRAMLGLDQIEVASSGAAALPVEILYFIAGLGVEIQEVWGLSETTGAVTSNTPTAFKAGSVGRPLEGIEVKVAEDGELLVRGAIVFLGYLQADGTIKPDVDADGWLATGDIGTIDERGFVTITDRKKELIITSSGKNIAPTKIEGLLKEHPLIGQAVAIGEKRPYVTALIVVDDEIAPGWATANGIQLAEGESLADNAEVRAEIEKAVEAANARLARIEQIKRYHVIPKAWTPETGEVTPTLKLKRRIINDRYAPTIADLYAAATPEPAPAAGS from the coding sequence TTGACCACCCAGCCGACCGTCGCCGAGCAGATCGAAGGCCAGACCATCCCCGCCCTGCTTCACCGCAACGCCCAGGAGTTCGGTGACCTGCCGGCGGTGACGTCACTCGACATCGAGGGCAAGCCGACCCTCACCTGGGCCGAATTCCGCACCGCCATCGCGGAGGTGTCCCGTGGGCTCGCCGGTCTCGGGCTCGGCGTCCGCGACCGGATGCTGATCATGGCGCCGAGCAGCCCGGAGCACCTGATCGCCGACCTCGCCGCCGCCCATCTCGGCGCGATCCCCTGCACCGCGTACGCGACGCTGAGCCCGGAGCAGATCGGGTTCGTCGCCCGGCACAGCGCCGCCGGCGTCGTCGTCCTCGCCGGTGCCGACGAACTCGACCGCTGGTCCCAGGTGCTCGACGACCTGCCCGCGCTGAGGCACGTCGTGCTGCTCGACGCGTCCGTGATTCCCCAGGACGACAAGCGTTTCCTGTCCTTCGCCGATCTCCGCGCGGCGGGCGCCGAGGCGCACGCGGCCGACCCGGAGGCGTTCGAGACGGCGTGGTCCGCGATCACGCCGGACGACCCGCTGTCGATGATCTACACCTCGGGCACCACCGGCGACCCCAAGGGTGTCGTGCTGTCGCACCGCAACGCGATCTACCAGGCCGTCGCCGTCCAGAAGCTGCACGACTCCCCGATGCACGCCACGAACATCGCGTATCTGCCGCTCGCGCATATCGCCGAACGGGAACTGTCGATCTACATGCCGATCGTGTGGGCCGGGCACGTGCACACCGTCGGCGATCCGACGGGCGTCGTCGGCGCGCTGGGCCAGGTGCACCCGAAGAGCTTCTTCGGTGTCCCGCGCGTGTGGGAAAAGATGGTGGCGGGTCTGAAGAACCTGCTCGGCTCGCTGCCGGAGGAGAAGCGGAACGGCCTGATCGGCGCGAACGAACTGCTGCAGCAGGGCTACAAACTGCGCAGTGACGGCAAGGAAGTGCCGCCGGAACTCGCCGAGAAGATCGCGCAGACCGACGCGGCCGCGCTCGCGCCGGTGCGGGCGATGCTGGGCCTCGACCAGATCGAGGTCGCGTCCAGCGGCGCCGCCGCGCTGCCGGTGGAGATCCTGTACTTCATCGCCGGGCTCGGCGTCGAGATCCAGGAGGTCTGGGGACTTTCCGAGACCACCGGCGCGGTCACGTCGAACACGCCGACGGCGTTCAAGGCCGGTTCGGTCGGCCGCCCGCTGGAAGGCATCGAGGTGAAGGTCGCCGAAGACGGCGAACTCCTCGTCCGCGGCGCGATCGTGTTCCTCGGCTACCTCCAGGCGGACGGCACGATCAAACCGGACGTCGACGCCGACGGCTGGCTCGCCACCGGCGACATCGGGACGATCGACGAACGCGGCTTCGTCACGATCACCGACCGCAAGAAGGAACTGATCATCACTTCGAGCGGCAAGAACATCGCCCCGACGAAGATCGAAGGGCTGCTCAAGGAACACCCGCTGATCGGGCAGGCCGTCGCGATCGGCGAGAAACGGCCGTATGTCACGGCGCTGATCGTCGTCGACGACGAGATCGCGCCGGGCTGGGCGACCGCGAACGGCATCCAGCTCGCCGAGGGCGAATCGCTCGCCGACAACGCCGAGGTCCGCGCGGAGATCGAGAAGGCCGTCGAGGCGGCGAACGCACGGCTGGCCAGGATCGAGCAGATCAAGCGGTATCACGTGATCCCCAAGGCGTGGACGCCGGAAACCGGCGAAGTGACGCCGACTTTGAAACTGAAGCGGCGGATCATCAACGACCGGTACGCGCCGACCATCGCGGACCTGTACGCGGCCGCCACCCCCGAACCCGCTCCTGCCGCCGGCTCCTGA
- a CDS encoding kynureninase yields the protein MVAVTDLVAEAAALDAADPLAHKRNDFDLDAGVAYFDGNSLGAPPKHVAGRLAAVVREQWGGRLIRSWSEGWWEAPVRVGGRIAPLVGAAPGQVVVADSTSVNLFKALVAATRLQPGRDEILVDADTFPTDGYIADEAARLTGRTVRRVVAEDMPAQVSERTAVALINHVDYVTGRAHDLAGLTAALHRAGALALWDLCHSVGALPVELDAAGVDLAVGCTYKFLNGGPGAPAFLYVATKWLDRFEQPLAGWAGDRDPFAMRGAYEAHAGIERGRAGTPDMLSLLALDAALDVWDGVDRGVLREKGLALGDFFFRCADELLGGAKIPTPRGRDRGHQISVIDDDAAETMAALIDRGVIGDFRPPNVLRFGLAPLYTTYGEVLRAVTTLRDLRG from the coding sequence ATGGTGGCCGTGACTGACCTCGTAGCCGAGGCCGCGGCGCTGGACGCGGCCGATCCCTTGGCGCACAAGCGAAACGACTTCGACCTCGACGCGGGCGTCGCCTATTTCGACGGCAACTCGCTGGGCGCCCCGCCGAAACACGTGGCCGGACGGCTCGCCGCGGTCGTCCGCGAGCAATGGGGCGGCCGGCTCATCCGGTCCTGGTCGGAGGGCTGGTGGGAGGCGCCGGTACGGGTCGGCGGGCGGATCGCGCCGCTCGTGGGCGCGGCGCCGGGTCAGGTCGTCGTGGCGGACTCGACGAGTGTGAACCTGTTCAAGGCACTGGTCGCCGCCACCCGGCTCCAGCCCGGCCGCGACGAGATCCTCGTCGACGCCGACACCTTCCCGACCGACGGCTACATCGCCGACGAGGCCGCCCGGCTGACCGGGCGCACGGTGCGCCGGGTGGTCGCCGAGGACATGCCCGCCCAGGTGAGCGAGCGGACGGCCGTCGCGCTGATCAACCACGTCGACTACGTCACCGGGCGCGCGCACGACCTGGCCGGGCTGACCGCGGCACTGCACCGCGCCGGGGCGCTGGCGCTCTGGGACCTCTGCCACAGCGTCGGCGCGCTGCCGGTCGAGCTGGACGCGGCAGGCGTGGACCTCGCCGTCGGCTGCACCTACAAATTCCTCAACGGCGGCCCCGGCGCGCCCGCTTTCCTTTACGTGGCGACGAAATGGCTGGACCGCTTCGAGCAGCCACTGGCGGGCTGGGCGGGTGACCGCGACCCGTTCGCGATGCGGGGCGCGTACGAGGCGCACGCCGGTATCGAGCGTGGCCGCGCGGGCACGCCCGACATGCTTTCGCTGCTCGCGCTCGACGCCGCCCTCGACGTCTGGGACGGCGTGGACCGCGGCGTGCTGCGGGAGAAGGGCCTCGCGCTCGGCGACTTCTTCTTCCGGTGCGCGGACGAGCTCCTCGGCGGCGCGAAGATCCCGACCCCGCGCGGCCGGGACCGCGGGCATCAGATCTCGGTGATCGACGACGACGCGGCCGAGACGATGGCGGCCTTGATCGACCGTGGGGTGATCGGCGACTTCCGCCCGCCCAACGTGCTGAGGTTCGGGCTCGCGCCGCTCTACACCACGTACGGCGAGGTGCTCCGCGCCGTCACGACGCTGCGGGATCTCCGGGGCTGA
- a CDS encoding sensor histidine kinase yields MKQISLGRGRGSSIRSRVLTIALIPSIALMLVGLAIGGYLIFDAVNGRDYAQRIRDSEAPSLPFFVQVQEERRLALRELAGDRSQHATLTEQRAKTDAAAQGVAAHLQKFIGDSPDSVQRNIATLNGLLQKMPQIRQSADSGQLPLLDAFTFYNQILDQFVDGLTGLAQDAPNAENAYQRITAVPLFTAIDQMQRANALAAAAVAGGGFTDETYRAYVTEVGSYRSQLESSVSRMLPDVKAKFDQLVASDPWKAVNTVENTFLQNSKATLPIPEQTWLQAARGVSDAMMRGFVEQSGTATTQAVDDADRTLITSAIAAAIALLVAIGVFVIALRLSNRLIGRLARLREDTLDVAEIRLPELVDRVRAGEPVDLDDKGHFLDHGDDEIGQVAEAFNKAQQTAIAAAVEEARTREGTKTVFLNIAHRSQVIVHRQLKVLDQAERKQEDPEQLDTLFQLDHLSTRARRNAENLIILGGGQPGRQWRKPVTLAELTRGASAETEDFARVKTAKMPAMAVQGPVVGDLVHLLAELIDNATSFSPPQSRVELRGNVVGKGVVIEVEDQGLGIEPEQAAELNAMLADPPDFGIMALSAEPRLGLFVVARLAARHGISVHLRESAYGGTRAIVLVRTDLLAPVPSDEPEDEVDPESTEVPEAAPLLPGRRARHRTEFPAERPELPVPMPVAPQPQPQPQVQQGPEQPGGALPPLPPRPPRVPRPETPRPEPIRPEPARAEARPQPVQPPAWPPADTRPQDGRPPQTRRPGPEAPGRPPLPQRRRQANLVPQLMEDRPAAQREEVREDTPELARNRLAAFQQGTRRGRDTEPTDDYTDLDMCGDRD; encoded by the coding sequence GTGAAGCAGATTTCCCTTGGACGAGGCCGCGGCTCTTCGATTCGTTCGCGCGTTCTGACGATCGCGCTCATTCCGAGCATCGCGCTGATGCTGGTCGGTCTGGCGATCGGCGGGTACCTGATCTTCGACGCGGTCAATGGCCGTGACTACGCGCAGCGGATCCGTGACTCGGAAGCCCCTTCTCTCCCCTTCTTCGTCCAAGTACAGGAAGAGCGGCGCCTGGCGCTGCGCGAGCTCGCCGGCGACCGGTCGCAGCACGCCACGCTCACCGAGCAGCGCGCCAAGACCGACGCCGCCGCCCAGGGTGTCGCCGCGCATCTGCAGAAGTTCATCGGGGACTCGCCCGACAGCGTGCAGCGCAACATCGCCACCCTGAACGGGCTCCTCCAGAAGATGCCGCAGATCCGGCAGTCGGCCGACTCCGGTCAGCTTCCGCTGCTGGACGCCTTCACCTTCTACAACCAGATCCTCGACCAGTTCGTCGACGGTCTGACCGGGCTGGCCCAGGACGCGCCGAACGCCGAGAACGCGTATCAGCGGATCACGGCGGTCCCGCTGTTCACCGCGATCGACCAGATGCAGCGCGCGAACGCCCTCGCCGCCGCGGCCGTCGCGGGCGGCGGCTTCACCGACGAGACCTACCGCGCGTACGTCACGGAGGTCGGTTCCTACCGCTCGCAGCTGGAGTCGTCGGTCTCGCGGATGCTCCCGGACGTCAAGGCGAAGTTCGACCAGCTCGTCGCGAGTGATCCGTGGAAGGCCGTCAACACGGTCGAGAACACCTTCCTGCAGAACAGCAAGGCCACGCTCCCCATCCCCGAGCAGACGTGGCTGCAGGCCGCGCGCGGCGTCAGCGACGCGATGATGCGCGGCTTCGTCGAGCAGAGTGGTACGGCCACGACGCAGGCGGTCGACGACGCCGACCGGACGCTGATCACGTCGGCCATCGCCGCGGCCATCGCGCTGCTGGTGGCGATCGGCGTGTTCGTCATCGCCCTGCGGCTGTCGAACCGGCTCATCGGACGGCTGGCCCGGCTGCGCGAGGACACCCTCGACGTCGCCGAGATCCGGCTGCCGGAGCTGGTGGACCGGGTGCGCGCGGGCGAACCCGTCGACCTCGACGACAAGGGTCACTTCCTCGACCACGGCGACGACGAGATCGGCCAGGTCGCCGAGGCCTTCAACAAGGCTCAGCAGACCGCCATCGCGGCCGCCGTCGAAGAGGCCCGGACCCGTGAGGGCACCAAGACGGTGTTCCTCAACATCGCGCACCGCAGCCAGGTCATCGTGCACCGCCAGCTCAAGGTGCTCGACCAGGCCGAGCGCAAGCAGGAGGACCCGGAGCAGCTGGACACGCTCTTCCAACTGGACCACCTCTCCACCCGCGCCCGCCGCAACGCCGAGAACCTGATCATCCTCGGTGGCGGCCAGCCCGGCCGTCAGTGGCGCAAGCCGGTGACGCTCGCCGAGCTGACCCGCGGCGCCTCGGCCGAGACCGAGGACTTCGCCAGGGTGAAGACGGCGAAGATGCCCGCGATGGCGGTGCAGGGCCCGGTCGTCGGCGACCTCGTGCACCTGCTCGCGGAGCTCATCGACAACGCGACCTCGTTCTCGCCGCCGCAGTCGCGTGTCGAGCTGCGGGGCAACGTGGTCGGCAAGGGTGTCGTGATCGAGGTCGAGGACCAGGGCCTCGGTATCGAGCCCGAGCAGGCCGCCGAGCTGAACGCGATGTTGGCCGATCCGCCGGACTTCGGCATCATGGCCTTGTCAGCCGAGCCACGGCTGGGCCTGTTCGTGGTCGCGCGCCTCGCCGCACGGCACGGGATCTCCGTGCACCTGCGCGAATCCGCGTACGGCGGCACCAGGGCCATCGTGCTCGTCCGCACCGACCTGCTCGCGCCGGTCCCGTCTGATGAGCCGGAGGACGAGGTGGACCCCGAGAGCACCGAGGTGCCGGAGGCCGCGCCGCTGCTTCCGGGCCGTCGTGCCCGCCACCGCACCGAGTTCCCCGCGGAGCGGCCCGAGCTGCCCGTGCCGATGCCGGTCGCGCCGCAGCCCCAACCCCAGCCGCAGGTGCAGCAGGGACCGGAGCAGCCTGGAGGCGCCTTGCCGCCGCTGCCCCCGCGCCCGCCGCGCGTGCCCCGGCCGGAAACGCCGCGGCCCGAGCCGATCCGCCCGGAACCCGCGCGTGCCGAGGCCCGTCCGCAGCCGGTGCAGCCGCCGGCGTGGCCGCCCGCCGACACCCGGCCCCAGGACGGCCGTCCGCCGCAGACCCGGCGGCCCGGCCCCGAGGCGCCCGGCAGGCCACCGCTGCCGCAGCGCCGTCGTCAGGCGAACCTGGTCCCCCAGCTGATGGAGGACCGGCCGGCCGCCCAGCGCGAGGAGGTCCGCGAGGACACCCCCGAGCTGGCCAGGAACCGGCTCGCCGCGTTCCAGCAGGGCACGCGCCGCGGCCGGGACACCGAACCCACCGACGACTACACCGACCTCGACATGTGCGGAGATCGTGACTAG
- a CDS encoding roadblock/LC7 domain-containing protein, producing the protein MANAGVSELDWLLDDLVKRVSGADRAVVLSSDGLLIGRSGNLSEQDGEHLSAVASAFQSLARGTGRHFGGGNVRQTMVEMDHAFLFVTAAGRGACLALLAKEDADMGLVAYEMNLMVKRVGAVLTSAPRAATPTSP; encoded by the coding sequence ATGGCCAACGCGGGAGTCAGTGAACTCGACTGGTTGCTGGATGACCTGGTCAAGCGCGTCAGCGGGGCGGACAGGGCGGTGGTCCTGTCCTCCGACGGCCTGCTGATCGGACGGTCCGGGAACCTGTCGGAGCAGGACGGCGAGCACCTGTCCGCGGTCGCGTCGGCGTTCCAGAGCCTCGCGCGGGGCACGGGACGGCACTTCGGCGGCGGCAACGTCCGTCAGACCATGGTCGAGATGGACCACGCCTTCCTGTTCGTCACCGCGGCCGGCCGCGGCGCGTGCCTCGCGCTGCTGGCGAAGGAGGACGCGGACATGGGCCTCGTGGCCTACGAGATGAACCTGATGGTCAAGCGGGTCGGCGCGGTGCTCACCTCGGCGCCCCGCGCCGCGACTCCCACTTCGCCATGA
- a CDS encoding DUF742 domain-containing protein — protein MSGRHESWFEEEAGPLVRSYAVTGGRTRSDTLGLDLITLVVAMRSSHEVAGFEPEYGRILNLCQRPTSVAEVAARIDLPLPVVKVLLSDLIEQNLVLFRTATPVTDTPNKHVLQAVLDGIRKL, from the coding sequence ATGAGCGGGCGGCACGAGTCGTGGTTCGAGGAGGAGGCCGGGCCGCTGGTCCGGTCGTACGCCGTCACGGGCGGGCGCACCCGCTCGGACACGCTCGGCCTCGACCTGATCACCCTGGTGGTCGCCATGCGCTCCTCGCACGAGGTCGCGGGCTTCGAGCCGGAGTACGGGCGGATCCTCAACCTGTGCCAGAGACCGACGTCCGTCGCGGAGGTCGCCGCGCGTATCGATCTGCCGTTGCCGGTGGTGAAGGTGCTGCTGAGCGACCTCATCGAACAGAACCTCGTGCTGTTCCGCACCGCGACCCCGGTCACCGACACCCCCAACAAACACGTACTCCAGGCGGTTCTTGATGGCATCCGGAAACTCTGA